ATTATCCTTTTTGTTTTTAGAGCACCGTATAGCGAAGGAGTTATCATATCAGATTGTTTCAAAGCGATCTTCATGATGATTGACTACAGAATATGGAACGACAGTGTGATATTTGAACAAATCATTTTTGACTATAGCAATGCTACATTTTTACCAACAGTGATGAAGCAGCTAACTCCAGCACTCATATGGAAAACTGTACATTATTTATCTGTAAGTTTTTACTCTCTTTCTGAACTtcgtttagttttaaaatagaaaTTTAACCCTTAGATGCATCGTATAGGTTTCACTTTTAAATGACTTAAGAATTGATATTGATCTCCATAtcaatttcaaacttgattctGTATCAATTGACGTCAATCTCATATCTAGTTTTGGCATTTCAATTGTATCGTTTCTGATACCATGTCCATCTAAGGGTTATCGACCAGTCTGGCTGGTTTGctagtgtggtgacgggttaaaataTTCAACATCCTCACCATCCCTTGTCATTTAGGTACTTATTGCATAAGGCaagtatataggtaggtatttatcgATATGAGTAATTAGGTATGTATGCATATAATGTGTCATGTCTAGTTGAAGATCCATCTTTGTCGCTTACAATATGGATGAGAATTGCTTAAACCTTAAGACGATCAAGAAACATAAGAGAAACACCATAATCTATAATTAGTTTTGgcctaagtcgatctgtgttagatgtcccataatatttattcatttgcAGGAATGCCTGAGCCCTAATATAAAAggcatacatattataaatctACCTTCGATTGCCGCACATGCtctaaatttcataaaaaaaatgatcAAGCCAAAAGTCGCCGAAAGAATACATGTTTACAAGAACGTCCAAGaggtttttaataaatttccgAAAGACATCATTCCTAAGGATTTGGGTGGGACCTATGATGCTACATGCCAAGACATCGCCGGTATGTATCTACAATACCTCtagaattattatgtatgtatttgtataagtTATACCTACCGCAATAAGTTTTGAGTCGAAACTCCGAAAGCATTACAGATATAATTATAAGACCAACTgccatcggttcttcaatcttttataTCTATTCGTAAGcgccatattttgaaaaaaaaaatgcttatttattatgatttttttaaacatggtctaaaaaacactttaatcgaaatttgattttagtgaaggaaggaaggaaagtaaattatacaatttatatatGAAATCGACATATTTGGATTCacctttgacttttctaaaacTTCGAGagatatattaattttaaagtaattaaattgACCATAAGATTtttcaactttgatgccaaatatcacagaaacaatgagctgtgaagtaattatgaCATACTATTTTgcttaaagacgatgctgttaatatcaCATGCTTTTGATGTgtggctttagaaactatcataatatcagtggattcaaatcgaaggtcattggcgtaGGGAACGCCCTTAAACGGTACGGTATAGTGGCTATGCGAGTCACATGAGAGCGCACCAATGAAATGCGcaccaaaaaaatgtttttcaaagttgtccaccccacttttttttttggatttggaaatttttatgtggtttccactcagatcgcgagctctttcaattctaataggagaaaaaagtatcccaaggttttttccaatgtttcccattccgttaccattttttcatacattttttatggcggtaacggaatggaaggttcgaaaaaatgtatggaaatcttgggacatttttttctcctaacaggatcgaaagagctcgcgattctgagtattaatcgcgtaaaaaatacccatgttactaaaaaagtggggtggacaactttgaaaaaaaaatggcccaaatcgGTCGGGAAAGTATACGAGTACAGTGGTGCTCCAACATTGGCTATCCTAAGTTGATGGTTCATATTATGTAAATCattgtaattttaatatcgaaaTTATTcaagtataaaatgagctagagtAGAACAATTTTTAGTACACATGGTGTTTGTTCCTCTCACTAGTTCAAAAagtagtaggtacatttttttgtcAGGTgtaaacttcaaagggccatttTGTACATACAAAATGGTGTACTAAACAACGTCGCATGATACACGTGGGAAAAGGGAATTTCTAACTTGcgtctatttaaaaaaatctcttcagtcgtgtttaatttatcgctaatCGTTTCTAACAATCAATATGTcgtcattatttttttaagttaatttttttctttctctCACAGATGCTTGGGAAAGAACATTATGTACACCACAGTGGAGGAACTATTTTATACAACAAGATTCAATACATACTGAAGAATCCAAGAGAACGACGAAGAGAAATTTCCTGGACGATTATGGTCTCGACGGCTCTTTTACGAAACTTAATATTGAttaatttctatttatttattataaatgtaaataaaaaaaaaaccggccaagagcgtgtcgggccacgctcagtgtagggttccgtagttttccgtatttttctcaaaaactactaaacctatcaagttcaaaacaattttcctagaaagtttttataaagttctacttttgtgatttttttcatattttttaaacatatggttcaaaagttagaggggggggacgcactttttttcctttaggagcgattatttccgaaaatattaatattatcaaaaacgatgttagtaaacccttattcatttttaaatacctatccaacaatatatcacacgttggggttggaatgaaaaaaaatatcagcccccactttacatgtagggggggtaccccaataaaacattttttccattttttattttttcactttgttggcgtcattgatatacatattggtaccaaatttcagctttctagtgctaaccgttactgagattatccgcggacggacggacggacggacggacggacggacggacggacagacagacatggcgaaactataagggttcctagttgactacggaaccctaaaaacacaaacAATATTATAAGGCGTGGTGGCGGCGTCACAATCGCTTGGGATGTGGATGACAAACAATTGAATTTCACACAAGTGTCCTGACTGTCCtgcgtacgtagccgaatggcacaaaagctcatgaaacgctcacgaaacgaaacgctcgtagatatctatctctatcgctcttgcgtattggcgcgacagagccagactacctttcgcggcgtttcgtttgtttcgcgtcgcagaaatgccattcggctacggggcctgagtagacgctgcatagggtggattaattagtgatgtgcaagtttcTTAAACTatcaaaaaataaacttaactttcttgaaaaattcacgattcattcacgaaaaataaagggaatttaaatttatgaaattgaaatttccattcatacaattgtccatacaaaataTGGAACGTTTCCGAAttctgtcgaggtattcccgatgaactacagtatagGGTTCTTCAAAgtaagagtgtacaagtttctaatgggtcggccaCGCGCACGTGTCACCCCtcgagttgcgggcgtccataggttacggtgaccgctttccatcaggcgggccgtatacctgtttaccaccgacgtggtataaaaaaaaagttttcctatgtgaaagtttcagaattttgggaactttccgtcggcacattagtaaggtggacgcacgctcgcctgggtggctagccgaatggcacaatcgctcacgaaacgctcacgaaacgaagcgctagtagatatctatctctatcgcgcttgcgtattggcgcgacagagccagcggcgtatcgctttcgtttggcgtcggagaaatgccattcggctacggggcctgcccCACTGCTCGCCCCGGCTAACCGCAAGtccttcgtaagcgtatcgttgCTAGCTCTCCCTAATCCCTATCGCTGTTATGTAgtggggccatttttttcaaagctgtccaccccactttttttgtaacataggtatttttctaagaacaaattaaattattttcatagaaaatattttaatttgtatttttttaagtagtaacactactattatgttataaacattaaataaatgtcatatacaaagaaaaagtgaccaaggcctccagtgctccgagctggaatcgaaccagcgtactccgcttaccgggcgaatgcctgaaccactcggccatcggtgcacgaaggcaatggtcgaaatttccaagtatatgacattcccgaaggctcgtggcgccctctgccatccctgaggtagaacagtgTGGCTCGACCTCCTAGCTgaatcaactcaggtgattacaaGCTAGCGAATGATATTATGagatgggtattttttacgcgattcatactcagaatagagagctctttcgatcctgataggagaaaaaaaatgtcccaagatttccatacattttttcgaaccttccattccgttaccgccatacaatatgtatgaaaaagtggtaacggaatgggaaaaaaccttgggacacgttttttctcctattaggattgaaagagctctcgatcCTGAGTGgaaacacataaaaaaatccaaatctaaaaaaagtggggtggacaactttgaaaaaaatggcccagtggtgcgacagagccaggctgtgTTTCTATCGCTACATAGCtccaacgattgtcacttcggctaggacCAGCCGCTTTTTCAGCAATTGGATGGATGCTGCAGCCAATACAAAACTTTGGGAGTCTATAAGGGAGTCAGCAGGAACATTTTAAGGaggaaatttattaaaatatataaataataagcaGTTAATAAACAGTTAAGATTAATTGACAATTCATATATTAAAATCttttaatatccatactaatattataaatgggaaagtgtgtgtgtctgtttgtttgtccgtctttcacggccaaatggggcgacgaattgacgtaattttttaagtgaagatagttgaagggatggagagtgacataggctactttttgtctctttctaacgcgtgcgaagccgcgggcaaaagctagtacttaataaATTCTCAATTAATCTAGGTTTAGTTGTTTGAACGTTCCCGCTAGTTCTTCGTTCTTATTAACACCAGGTCTCTTCTTCTCGTCTGACACTTTCTTGCAACTGTCCAGTAAATATTGCAAAGTTGTACCGCTTCGAAACTCGTTTTGATATAAATCTGCAATAAATCAAAATACTATCATGAATTCACGgttcatggaagcctggggtccgctctgacaactaatcccaagatttggcatagacactagttttacgaaagcgactgccatctgaccttccaacccgaagggtaactaggccttattggaattagtccggtttcctcacgatgttttccttcaccgaaagcgactggcaaatatcaaatgacatttcgcacataag
Above is a window of Leguminivora glycinivorella isolate SPB_JAAS2020 chromosome 19, LegGlyc_1.1, whole genome shotgun sequence DNA encoding:
- the LOC125236366 gene encoding alpha-tocopherol transfer protein-like gives rise to the protein MYNLEAKEDLAINSKLLLNSDEDTLENFFLEHGFSPDYVQDMIRAVHEWYNKEPHLPAGQIHDQMIARLLIARKFSIERVKQKIDNYFTVRHKMPELLRNRDPMAPHLNKVLKSGFWIILPQKTPENHRVTMFRAPYSEGVIISDCFKAIFMMIDYRIWNDSVIFEQIIFDYSNATFLPTVMKQLTPALIWKTVHYLSECLSPNIKGIHIINLPSIAAHALNFIKKMIKPKVAERIHVYKNVQEVFNKFPKDIIPKDLGGTYDATCQDIADAWERTLCTPQWRNYFIQQDSIHTEESKRTTKRNFLDDYGLDGSFTKLNID